A genomic segment from Drosophila miranda strain MSH22 chromosome 3, D.miranda_PacBio2.1, whole genome shotgun sequence encodes:
- the LOC108158711 gene encoding uncharacterized protein LOC108158711: MVKSVNPLSFVRGIYNNEFQWMLVKSYALFFLGVRVAKELMGLELMTAVGPA, translated from the exons ATGGTGAAGTCTGTTAATCCCCTGAGTTTTGTGCGCGGCATTTACAACAACGAGTTCCAATG GATGCTGGTCAAGAGCTACGCCCTCTTCTTTTTGGGTGTCCGTGTGGCCAAGGAGTTGATGGGCCTGGAGCTGATGACCGCCGTGGGACCAGCGTAG
- the LOC108158705 gene encoding mitochondrial intermediate peptidase, protein MLQMSRSSTRATLMRMRHRKLVSTWSPLATAFNAPPSKRINFTREDAGLFRMPELRTFEGFYLLRDNVENKSQDLIAEAISSQRQRKMVDIFDELSDSLCKVADLAEFIRIAHPKNKYMEAAEQACISICGVVESLNTHKPLYQALRKVVEQGDLKPTTEVDQHVARLFLFDFEQCGIHLPEAERLRVVRLNDYILQLGQKFMNGAAQPSVLPRSYVPESIRNYFPTSGENVIITGLCTNAENVQMREAAYRLYLQPSETQEELLRDLLLCRHELAKSCGFETYAHRALNASTMERPELVREFIDNLSDQLRPRAEADFAVMTQMKRKESGQHNVLAEIWDTPYFTTQLKRQSLEEQANEFLPYFSLGGCMEGLDNLLQELYGVRLENSEMEPGESWHSDIYKLAVVHESEGLLGYIYCDFFERSGKPNQDCHFTIQGGKRLPDGTYQLPIVVVMLGLAQPRWAGPTLLSPSRVDNLFHEMGHAMHSMLARTEYQHVTGTRCATDFAEVPSVLMEYFASDPRVLRTFARHFQTHKPISEDMLQRLCASKHLFAASETQLQVFYSALDQEYHGDMAQKGGNTTETLKAVQSRYYGLPHVENTAWQLRFTHLVGYGAKYYAYLISKTIASWIWQTYFESNPFNRQSGERYRAEILAHGGAVPSRQLVANFLQREMTPSVLANSLIHEIDTDETKIKELIVSRS, encoded by the exons ATGTTACAAATGAGTCGCAGCTCTACCCGCGCCACTCTGATGAGGATGCGGCACCGGAAGCTAGTCTCCACCTGGTCGCCGCTAGCAACGGCATTCAATGCGCCGCCGTCGAAGCGCATCAACTTTACCCGCGAGGATGCG GGCCTTTTCCGGATGCCCGAGCTTCGCACTTTCGAAGGTTTCTATTTGCTAAGGGATAATGTGGAGAACAAATCGCAGGATCTCATCGCAGAGGCGATTTCCAGTCAAAGACAACGAAAAATGGTCGACATATTCGACGAGCTCTCCGACTCCCTGTGCAAGGTAGCCGACCTGGCCGAGTTCATACGGATCGCCCACCCCAAGAACAAGTACATGGAGGCGGCGGAGCAGGCCTGCATCAGCATTTGCGGTGTGGTGGAGAG CTTGAACACCCACAAACCACTCTACCAAGCCCTGAGGAAGGTTGTGGAGCAGGGAGACCTAAAGCCAACCACTGAGGTGGATCAGCATGTGGCCAGGCTCTTCCTCTTCGACTTCGAACAGTGCGGAATTCACCTGCCGGAAGCGGAACGCCTTCGAGTGGTGCGTCTCAACGACTACATCCTACAGCTGGGGCAGAAGTTCATGAACGGAGCAGCCCAGCCCTCCGTGCTGCCGCGCAGCTATGTCCCAGAGTCCATCAGGAATTA TTTCCCCACCTCCGGGGAGAATGTCATCATCACTGGCTTGTGCACCAATGCAGAGAACGTTCAGATGCGAGAGGCCGCCTACCGATTGTACTTGCAACCGTCTGAGACCCAGGAGGAGCTGCTGCGGGATCTGCTGCTGTGTCGACATGAACTAGCCAAGAGCTGTGGCTTCGAGACATACGCTCATCGTGCTCTCAATGCCAGTACTATGGAACGGCCAGAACTTGTCCGTGAATTCATTGACAACCTGTCTGATCAACTGCGTCCACGCGCCGAGGCGGACTTTGCAGTCATGACGCAGATGAAGCGCAAGGAGAGCGGTCAGCACAATGTTCTGGCCGAGATCTGGGACACGCCGTACTTTACCACACAATTGAAGCGACAGTCGCTTGAGGAGCAGGCCAATGAGTTCCTCCCATACTTTTCACTCGGCGGCTGTATGGAGGGTCTGGACAATCTGCTCCAAGAGCTGTACGGTGTCCGACTGGAGAACAGCGAGATGGAGCCGGGCGAGTCCTGGCACAGCGACATCTACAAGCTGGCCGTGGTGCATGAGAGCGAGGGTCTGCTTGGCTACATATACTGCGACTTCTTCGAGCGGAGCGGCAAGCCCAACCAGGACTGCCATTTCACAATCCAAGGAGGAAAGCGGCTGCCCGATGGAACCTATCAGCTGCCCATCGTTGTGGTTATGCTGGGACTGGCCCAGCCCCGATGGGCTGGACCGACTCTGCTGTCGCCGTCACGGGTGGATAATCTTTTCCACGAAATGGGCCATGCCATGCACTCTATGCTGGCGCGGACCGAGTACCAGCACGTGACGGGCACGCGATGCGCCACGGACTTTGCGGAAGTGCCGAGTGTTCTCATGGAGTACTTCGCCAGCGACCCTCGCGTGCTGCGCACATTCGCCCGCCACTTCCAGACGCACAAACCCATCTCCGAGGACATGTTGCAACGGCTGTGCGCCTCAAAGCATCTATTTGCTGCCAGCGAGACACAGCTCCAGGTCTTCTATTCGGCCCTGGATCAGGAGTATCACGGAGACATGGCCCAAAAGGGCGGCAATACCACGGAGACTCTTAAGGCTGTGCAGAGCCGCTACTACGGTCTGCCCCATGTCGAGAACACGGCCTGGCAGCTGCGTTTCACCCACCTTGTCGGCTACGGCGCAAAATACTACGCCTATCTGATATCGAAGACGATTGCCTCCTGGATatggcagacctacttcgagAGTAATCCCTTCAACAGACAGTCTGGAGAGAGGTACAGAGCGGAGATTCTAGCCCATGGAGGCGCCGTGCCCAGCAGGCAGCTGGTGGCCAACTTCCTGCAGCGCGAGATGACTCCCAGCGTGCTGGCCAATAGTCTGATACACGAGATCGACACGGACGAGACCAAGATCAAGGAACTGATAGTGAGCAGAAGCTAA
- the LOC108158709 gene encoding glutamate-rich WD repeat-containing protein 1: MESENEELSMEVVEPEDAESDIEPDSDSGSEDGSAPKQPKEVYLPGKTLGEDEELVCDESAYVMLHQASTGAPCLSFDVVPDELGKSREAFPMTAYIVAGTQAARTHVNNLIVMKMSNLHRTQDDEAEDDDEELEDDQDDVPDKEELKKPQMTCALIKHQGCVNRVRARRLGNTVYAASWSELGRVNIWNLTQPLQAVEDAQLLKQYEQNETRPVFTFSGHQQEGFAVDWSPSAEGVLATGDCRRDIHIWSPLEDGTWKVDQRPLAGHTQSVEDLQWSPNERSVLASCSVDKTIRIWDCRAAPQKACMLTCQDAHESDINVISWNHTEPFIASGGDDGFLHIWDLRQFQSQKPIATFKHHTDHITTVEWNPSEATVLASGGDDDQIALWDLAVEKDADQVQAQAQNEEEVNKLPPQLLFIHQGQKEIKELHWHAQLPGVLLSTAHSGFNIFRTISV, translated from the coding sequence ATGGAGTCCGAAAACGAAGAGTTGAGCATGGAGGTGGTGGAGCCGGAAGATGCCGAGAGCGACATAGAGCCGGACAGCGACAGTGGGTCGGAAGACGGCTCCGCACCGAAACAGCCCAAAGAAGTCTATCTGCCGGGCAAAACACTGGGCGAGGATGAGGAGCTGGTGTGCGACGAGAGTGCCTATGTGATGCTGCACCAGGCCTCCACTGGGGCGCCCTGTCTGAGCTTTGATGTCGTTCCGGATGAGCTGGGCAAGAGCCGCGAGGCATTCCCTATGACCGCCTACATTGTGGCGGGCACACAAGCGGCTCGCACCCATGTCAACAATCTGATTGTGATGAAGATGAGCAACCTGCACAGGACCCAGGACGATGAAGCAGAGGACGATGATGAGGAACTGGAAGACGACCAGGACGATGTGCCCGACAAGGAGGAGCTGAAGAAGCCACAGATGACCTGCGCCCTGATTAAGCATCAGGGATGTGTTAACCGTGTCCGTGCCCGCCGTCTGGGCAACACAGTGTACGCCGCCTCGTGGAGCGAGCTCGGCCGTGTGAACATCTGGAAtctgacacagccgctgcaaGCTGTCGAGGATGCGCAGCTCCTCAAGCAATACGAACAGAACGAGACCCGTCCGGTGTTCACTTTTAGtggccaccagcaggagggCTTTGCGGTGGACTGGAGTCCCAGTGCCGAGGGTGTGCTGGCCACGGGCGACTGTCGTCGCGATATTCACATCTGGAGTCCTCTAGAGGACGGCACCTGGAAGGTAGACCAACGTCCGCTGGCGGGGCACACACAATCTGTCGAGGACTTGCAATGGAGCCCCAATGAGCGCAGCGTCCTCGCATCCTGCTCGGTGGACAAGACCATTCGCATCTGGGATTGCCGGGCGGCGCCACAGAAGGCCTGCATGCTGACCTGTCAGGATGCCCACGAGAGCGACATTAACGTGATCTCGTGGAATCACACAGAGCCCTTTATCGCCAGCGGCGGCGACGATGGCTTCCTGCACATCTGGGACTTGCGCCAGTTCCAGAGCCAGAAGCCCATCGCCACCTTCAAGCATCATACGGATCACATTACCACTGTGGAGTGGAACCCCAGCGAAGCCACAGTCCTGGCCTCGGGCGGTGACGACGATCAAATCGCTCTTTGGGACCTGGCTGTCGAGAAGGATGCGGATCAGGtgcaggcccaggcccagaaCGAGGAGGAGGTAAACAAGCTGCCGCCGCAGCTGCTCTTCATCCACCAGGGCCAGAAGGAGATCAAGGAGCTGCACTGGCATGCGCAGCTGCCGGGCGTTCTGCTCTCCACTGCCCACAGCGGCTTTAATATCTTCCGCACTATCAGTGTTTAG
- the LOC108158706 gene encoding solute carrier family 2, facilitated glucose transporter member 1-like isoform X1 produces the protein MEKAKASEPVEGQSLSQAEAPLMAHEKKQTQQDQPKWSFSLNLACVGSSIGAALPVGYCTGVMNSPAVHMRSWCNETLIARYDLHLGASGLEWLWSAVVSIFLVGGAIGSMTGASTANRFGRRGCFYICGMLLALGAVCFAVCRLLVSVELLLLGRLLVGLAGGLVTAFMPMYHSELAALSQRSTLSPCCAMGLTAGVVVAQICSLQSLFGGADRWHIALSFFGLLVLLCYAPFRWYPESPKWLYIVKGRKEEARQQLQQLRGYSSDSAALQAELNEMELEASAKVEASGFMEVLRNPRLRLPLIIVCAFLGGQQLSGINAIFFYSVSIFRKAGLSTQAAEWANLGAGSLNLATSMVGPVLLERVNRRPLMLLSTFFCAVCLFLFAMMLYFIESFSWFAMGCIGCIFLYIFFFQFGVGPMPFFIGAELFEVSPRPAAMALGSVVYWVCNFIIGMAFPTLQNAWGALVFLPFSITCLLLFGLTKRYLPETRGRDPSEVAPLVADGFKSKVLRTRTASQSS, from the exons ATGGAAAAGGCAAAAGCCAGCGAACCCGTGGAGGGACAATCATTAAGTCAGGCAGAGGCACCGCTAATGGCACACGAAAAGAAACAGACCCAG CAGGATCAGCCCAAATGGAGCTTTTCCCTCAATTTGGCTTGCGTTGGATCCTCGATTGGAGCAGCCTTGCCCGTGGGCTACTGCACTGGGGTCATGAACAGCCCCGCCGTG CACATGCGCTCTTGGTGCAACGAAACTCTGATTGCGCGATATGATCTTCACCTGGGAGCCTCGGGCCTGGAGTGGCTCTGGTCGGCCGTCGTCTCCATCTTTCTGGTGGGTGGAGCCATCGGTTCTATGACGGGCGCATCCACCGCCAACCGCTTTGGACGCCGCGGGTGCTTCTACATATGCGGTATGCTACTCGCCCTTGGAGCCGTCTGCTTCGCTGTATGCCGCTTGTTGGTTTCcgtggagctgctgctcctgggCCGATTGCTCGTGGGGCTGGCGGGGGGCCTCGTCACCGCCTTCATGCCCATGTACCACAGCGAACTGGCCGCCCTCTCCCAGAGAAGTACTCTGTCTCCGTGTTGCGCAATGGGCCTGACCGCAGGCGTGGTGGTAGCCCAGATCTGCAGCCTACAGTCGCTTTTCGGGGGGGCAGATCGGTGGCACATTGCCTTGTCCTTTTTTGGTCTGCTGGTACTGCTCTGCTATGCCCCATTCCGGTGGTATCCCGAGAGCCCCAAGTGGCTTTACATAGTCAAGGGCCGCAAGGAGGAGGCCAGACAACAGCTCCAGCAGTTGCGGGGCTATTCCTCGGACAGCGCGGCTCTGCAGGCGGAGCTAAACGAAATGGAGCTGGAGGCATCGGCCAAGGTGGAGGCTAGTGGATTCATGGAAGTGCTGCGCAATCCCCGTCTGCGCCTGCCACTCATCATTGTTTGCGCCTTTCTTGgtggccagcagctgtcggGTATCAATGCG ATATTCTTCTACTCTGTCTCCATATTCCGCAAGGCAGGGCTGTCTACGCAGGCGGCGGAGTGGGCCAATCTGGGTGCTGGATCCCTCAATCTGGCCACATCGATGGTGGGTCCGGTCCTGTTGGAGCGCGTGAATCGTCGCCCGCTGATGCTTCTCTCCACCTTCTTCTGCGCCGTATGCCTATTTCTCTTCGCCATGATGCTCTACTTCATT GAGAGCTTTAGCTGGTTTGCCATGGGCTGCATTGGCTGCATCTTCCTGTACATATTCTTCTTTCAGTTCGGTGTCGGGCCCATGCCGTTCTTCATAGGAGCCG AACTGTTTGAGGTGTCCCCGCGTCCGGCTGCCATGGCTTTGGGTAGCGTTGTCTACTGGGTATGCAATTTCATCATTGGTATGGCCTTTCCCACGCTGCAGAATGCCTGGGGCGCCCTGGTCTTCCTCCCATTCTCCATCACCTGCTTGCTGCTCTTTGGGCTGACCAAACGCTACTTGCCGGAGACTCGCGGCCGCGATCCATCCGAGGTTGCTCCGCTCGTCGCCGACGGCTTTAAATCAAAAGTCTTGCGCACTCGCACTGCGAGCCAATCTTCTTAG
- the LOC108158706 gene encoding solute carrier family 2, facilitated glucose transporter member 1-like isoform X2 → MEKAKASEPVEGQSLSQAEAPLMAHEKKQTQDQPKWSFSLNLACVGSSIGAALPVGYCTGVMNSPAVHMRSWCNETLIARYDLHLGASGLEWLWSAVVSIFLVGGAIGSMTGASTANRFGRRGCFYICGMLLALGAVCFAVCRLLVSVELLLLGRLLVGLAGGLVTAFMPMYHSELAALSQRSTLSPCCAMGLTAGVVVAQICSLQSLFGGADRWHIALSFFGLLVLLCYAPFRWYPESPKWLYIVKGRKEEARQQLQQLRGYSSDSAALQAELNEMELEASAKVEASGFMEVLRNPRLRLPLIIVCAFLGGQQLSGINAIFFYSVSIFRKAGLSTQAAEWANLGAGSLNLATSMVGPVLLERVNRRPLMLLSTFFCAVCLFLFAMMLYFIESFSWFAMGCIGCIFLYIFFFQFGVGPMPFFIGAELFEVSPRPAAMALGSVVYWVCNFIIGMAFPTLQNAWGALVFLPFSITCLLLFGLTKRYLPETRGRDPSEVAPLVADGFKSKVLRTRTASQSS, encoded by the exons ATGGAAAAGGCAAAAGCCAGCGAACCCGTGGAGGGACAATCATTAAGTCAGGCAGAGGCACCGCTAATGGCACACGAAAAGAAACAGACCCAG GATCAGCCCAAATGGAGCTTTTCCCTCAATTTGGCTTGCGTTGGATCCTCGATTGGAGCAGCCTTGCCCGTGGGCTACTGCACTGGGGTCATGAACAGCCCCGCCGTG CACATGCGCTCTTGGTGCAACGAAACTCTGATTGCGCGATATGATCTTCACCTGGGAGCCTCGGGCCTGGAGTGGCTCTGGTCGGCCGTCGTCTCCATCTTTCTGGTGGGTGGAGCCATCGGTTCTATGACGGGCGCATCCACCGCCAACCGCTTTGGACGCCGCGGGTGCTTCTACATATGCGGTATGCTACTCGCCCTTGGAGCCGTCTGCTTCGCTGTATGCCGCTTGTTGGTTTCcgtggagctgctgctcctgggCCGATTGCTCGTGGGGCTGGCGGGGGGCCTCGTCACCGCCTTCATGCCCATGTACCACAGCGAACTGGCCGCCCTCTCCCAGAGAAGTACTCTGTCTCCGTGTTGCGCAATGGGCCTGACCGCAGGCGTGGTGGTAGCCCAGATCTGCAGCCTACAGTCGCTTTTCGGGGGGGCAGATCGGTGGCACATTGCCTTGTCCTTTTTTGGTCTGCTGGTACTGCTCTGCTATGCCCCATTCCGGTGGTATCCCGAGAGCCCCAAGTGGCTTTACATAGTCAAGGGCCGCAAGGAGGAGGCCAGACAACAGCTCCAGCAGTTGCGGGGCTATTCCTCGGACAGCGCGGCTCTGCAGGCGGAGCTAAACGAAATGGAGCTGGAGGCATCGGCCAAGGTGGAGGCTAGTGGATTCATGGAAGTGCTGCGCAATCCCCGTCTGCGCCTGCCACTCATCATTGTTTGCGCCTTTCTTGgtggccagcagctgtcggGTATCAATGCG ATATTCTTCTACTCTGTCTCCATATTCCGCAAGGCAGGGCTGTCTACGCAGGCGGCGGAGTGGGCCAATCTGGGTGCTGGATCCCTCAATCTGGCCACATCGATGGTGGGTCCGGTCCTGTTGGAGCGCGTGAATCGTCGCCCGCTGATGCTTCTCTCCACCTTCTTCTGCGCCGTATGCCTATTTCTCTTCGCCATGATGCTCTACTTCATT GAGAGCTTTAGCTGGTTTGCCATGGGCTGCATTGGCTGCATCTTCCTGTACATATTCTTCTTTCAGTTCGGTGTCGGGCCCATGCCGTTCTTCATAGGAGCCG AACTGTTTGAGGTGTCCCCGCGTCCGGCTGCCATGGCTTTGGGTAGCGTTGTCTACTGGGTATGCAATTTCATCATTGGTATGGCCTTTCCCACGCTGCAGAATGCCTGGGGCGCCCTGGTCTTCCTCCCATTCTCCATCACCTGCTTGCTGCTCTTTGGGCTGACCAAACGCTACTTGCCGGAGACTCGCGGCCGCGATCCATCCGAGGTTGCTCCGCTCGTCGCCGACGGCTTTAAATCAAAAGTCTTGCGCACTCGCACTGCGAGCCAATCTTCTTAG